A section of the Streptomyces sp. SCL15-4 genome encodes:
- a CDS encoding STAS domain-containing protein: MDAKTPAVVLVLTGPVRREEVAGWCAVVREALAGGGGGIVVCDVGGLGPPGLAAVDLLARLELTARRAGGRIRLRDADPALGALLELVGLRFQTEGQAEEREPALGVEEAVETGDPPG; encoded by the coding sequence GTGGATGCCAAGACGCCCGCCGTCGTGCTCGTGCTGACCGGACCCGTCCGCCGGGAGGAGGTGGCGGGGTGGTGTGCCGTCGTGCGGGAAGCGCTGGCGGGCGGCGGAGGCGGGATCGTCGTGTGCGACGTGGGCGGACTCGGGCCGCCGGGACTGGCGGCCGTCGACCTGCTCGCGAGGCTGGAGCTGACCGCCCGCCGGGCCGGCGGGCGGATACGGCTGCGCGACGCCGATCCGGCGCTAGGCGCGCTGCTGGAGCTGGTCGGACTGCGCTTCCAGACGGAGGGGCAGGCCGAAGAGCGGGAACCAGCGCTGGGTGTCGAGGAAGCAGTGGAAACCGGTGATCCGCCCGGCTGA
- a CDS encoding thymidine phosphorylase, with product MDAISVIRTKRDRGELTDQQIDWVIDAYTRGEVADEQMSALAMAILLNGMNRREIARWTAAMIASGERMDFSALSRPTADKHSTGGVGDKITLPLAPLVAACGAAVPQLSGRGLGHTGGTLDKLESIPGWRALLSNEEMLDVLDTTGAVICAAGDGLAPADKKLYALRDVTGTVEAIPLIASSIMSKKIAEGTGSLVLDVKVGSGAFMKTIEDARELASTMVGLGTDHGVRTVALLTDMATPLGLTAGNALEVRESVEVLAGGGPADVVELTLALAREMLDAAGLKDADPAKALADGSAMDVWRRMIAAQGGDPDAPLPTSKEQHVVKAPSTGVLTRLDAYDIGIAAWRLGAGRARKEDPVQAAAGVELHARPGDRVTEGQPLLTLHTDTPERFEYALQAVAGSYDIAAPGTDFQATPVVLERIA from the coding sequence ATGGACGCCATCTCCGTCATCCGCACCAAGCGGGACCGCGGCGAGCTGACCGACCAGCAGATCGACTGGGTCATCGACGCGTACACCCGTGGCGAGGTCGCCGACGAGCAGATGTCCGCGCTCGCCATGGCGATCCTGCTGAACGGCATGAACCGCCGCGAGATCGCCCGCTGGACGGCGGCCATGATCGCCTCCGGCGAGCGCATGGACTTCTCTGCGCTGTCCCGCCCGACCGCCGACAAGCACTCCACGGGCGGCGTCGGCGACAAGATCACCCTGCCGCTGGCCCCGCTCGTCGCGGCCTGCGGCGCCGCCGTCCCGCAGCTCTCCGGCCGGGGCCTCGGCCACACCGGCGGCACCCTGGACAAGCTGGAGTCGATCCCCGGCTGGCGCGCGCTGCTCTCCAACGAGGAGATGCTGGACGTCCTCGACACCACCGGCGCGGTGATCTGCGCGGCGGGCGACGGCCTGGCCCCCGCGGACAAGAAGCTCTACGCGCTCCGTGACGTGACCGGCACGGTGGAAGCCATCCCGCTGATCGCCTCCTCGATCATGTCCAAGAAGATCGCCGAGGGCACCGGCTCGCTGGTGCTGGACGTGAAGGTCGGCTCGGGCGCCTTCATGAAGACCATCGAGGACGCCCGCGAACTGGCGTCCACGATGGTCGGCCTCGGCACCGACCACGGCGTGAGGACGGTCGCGCTGCTGACGGACATGGCCACCCCGCTCGGTCTTACGGCCGGCAACGCCCTGGAGGTCCGCGAGTCCGTGGAGGTCCTGGCCGGCGGCGGCCCCGCGGACGTGGTGGAGCTGACGCTCGCGCTGGCCCGCGAGATGCTGGACGCCGCCGGACTGAAGGACGCCGACCCCGCGAAGGCGCTGGCCGACGGCTCGGCGATGGACGTCTGGCGCCGGATGATCGCGGCCCAGGGCGGCGACCCGGACGCCCCGCTGCCCACGTCGAAGGAGCAGCACGTGGTGAAGGCGCCGTCCACCGGCGTCCTGACCCGCCTCGACGCCTACGACATCGGCATCGCCGCCTGGCGCCTGGGCGCCGGCCGCGCCCGCAAGGAGGACCCGGTGCAGGCGGCGGCGGGCGTGGAGCTCCACGCCAGGCCGGGCGACCGGGTGACCGAGGGCCAGCCCCTGCTGACCCTCCACACCGACACCCCGGAGCGCTTCGAGTACGCCCTCCAGGCGGTGGCGGGTTCGTACGACATCGCGGCGCCGGGCACGGACTTCCAGGCCACGCCGGTGGTCCTGGAGCGCATCGCCTGA
- a CDS encoding cytidine deaminase, which produces MTREEDTFDWEPLRARAREAMAHAYAPYSGYPVGVAALVDDGRTVTGCNVENASYGLGLCAECGLVSELQRTGGGRLTHFTCVDGTGAPLVPCGRCRQLLYEFGGPDLLLDTPAGVLPLSEMLPQAFGPDHLTQ; this is translated from the coding sequence GTGACCCGCGAGGAGGACACCTTCGACTGGGAGCCGCTGCGCGCCCGGGCACGGGAGGCCATGGCCCACGCCTACGCCCCCTACTCGGGCTATCCGGTCGGGGTCGCGGCCCTGGTCGACGACGGCCGCACGGTCACCGGCTGCAACGTCGAGAACGCCTCCTACGGCCTCGGCCTGTGCGCCGAGTGCGGCCTGGTCTCCGAGCTCCAGCGCACCGGCGGCGGCCGGCTGACGCACTTCACCTGCGTCGACGGCACCGGCGCCCCGCTGGTCCCGTGCGGCCGCTGCCGCCAGCTGCTCTACGAGTTCGGCGGCCCGGACCTGCTCCTGGACACCCCGGCCGGCGTACTCCCGCTCTCCGAGATGCTGCCCCAGGCCTTCGGCCCGGACCATCTCACCCAGTAA
- a CDS encoding ABC transporter permease: MTATMTDTPPPAAPKAPGAPQRTGRSLGRILVIVAGALLLLAAVRMITDSQQLDSSGQVAAALGLAVPIGLAGLAGLWSERAGVVNIGLEGMMILGTFGAGWVGWQSSPWLGLLCGIGFGVLGGLVHAVATITFGVDHIVSGVAVNLLALGATQYLAKLFFADGDAAQGGGNPKQSPPADSLPDITVPGLSDGLASIEKHHWFLVSDLAGIIGGLVTNLSVITIVAVLLFVGSWWLLWRTPFGLRLRSCGENPVAAESLGVNVYRYKYAAVAVSGGLAGLGGAFLALVTSHTYLEGQTAGRGYIGLAAMIFGNWRPGGLAMGAGLFGYSDALQLRNGGVTVHALLLLLVVLLALLAGWKLYKKAVVQGVVSAVTAALVLVWYLLTDEVPSDFVGATPYVVTLLVLSLSAQRLRMPKADGMRYRKGQGK, encoded by the coding sequence ATGACTGCCACGATGACCGACACGCCGCCGCCCGCGGCGCCCAAGGCGCCCGGCGCGCCTCAGCGCACGGGCCGCTCGCTCGGCCGGATCCTCGTGATCGTCGCCGGCGCCCTGCTGCTCCTCGCGGCCGTCCGCATGATCACCGACTCCCAGCAGCTGGACTCCTCCGGCCAGGTCGCCGCCGCGCTCGGCCTGGCCGTGCCGATCGGCCTCGCCGGACTCGCGGGCCTGTGGTCCGAGCGGGCCGGCGTGGTCAACATCGGCCTCGAAGGCATGATGATCCTCGGCACCTTCGGCGCCGGCTGGGTCGGCTGGCAGTCCAGCCCCTGGCTCGGCCTGCTGTGCGGCATCGGCTTCGGTGTCCTCGGCGGCCTGGTGCACGCCGTCGCCACCATCACCTTCGGTGTCGACCACATCGTCTCCGGTGTCGCCGTCAACCTGCTCGCGCTCGGCGCCACCCAGTACCTCGCCAAGCTGTTCTTCGCCGACGGCGACGCCGCCCAGGGAGGCGGCAACCCCAAGCAGTCGCCGCCCGCGGACTCGCTGCCCGACATCACCGTCCCCGGTCTGTCGGACGGCCTCGCCTCCATCGAGAAGCACCACTGGTTCCTGGTCTCCGACCTCGCCGGCATCATCGGCGGCCTGGTCACCAACCTGTCCGTGATCACCATCGTGGCGGTGCTGCTGTTCGTCGGCAGCTGGTGGCTGCTGTGGCGCACGCCGTTCGGGCTGCGGCTGCGCTCCTGCGGCGAGAACCCAGTCGCCGCGGAGTCCCTCGGCGTCAACGTCTACCGGTACAAGTACGCGGCCGTCGCCGTCTCCGGCGGCCTCGCCGGCCTCGGCGGCGCGTTCCTCGCGCTGGTCACCTCGCACACCTATCTGGAGGGCCAGACCGCGGGCCGCGGCTACATCGGTCTCGCCGCCATGATCTTCGGCAACTGGCGGCCCGGCGGGCTGGCCATGGGCGCGGGCCTGTTCGGCTACTCCGACGCCCTCCAACTGCGCAACGGCGGTGTCACCGTGCACGCGCTGCTGCTGCTCCTGGTCGTCCTGCTCGCGCTGCTGGCCGGCTGGAAGCTGTACAAGAAGGCCGTGGTCCAGGGCGTGGTCAGCGCCGTCACGGCCGCGCTGGTGCTGGTCTGGTACCTGCTCACCGACGAGGTCCCGAGCGACTTCGTGGGCGCCACGCCGTACGTCGTCACACTGCTCGTGCTGTCGCTGTCCGCGCAGCGGCTGCGGATGCCCAAGGCGGACGGCATGCGCTACCGGAAGGGCCAGGGCAAGTGA
- a CDS encoding ABC transporter permease, translating to MNKLTSRIDKERLALGIAAPLLAVVAALVVTALVILATGKNPGAAFSDMMTYGFASDSQVYILNKATTYYLAGIAVAVGFRMNLFNIGVDGQYRLAAFIAAVLGGALAVPGWIAIPLIMICAMATGALWAAIAGVLKVTRGVSEVIATIMLNSIATAVIGYLLQPERLGELQQGGTLVSTEPLPSSSFFFSIDTGPAGVLDGFIVVAVIVGLAYWFVLGRTRFGFDLRTVGQSESAAAASGVSVKKMVATSMIISGAVAGLIGMPTLLNESHQYDNSFPTGIGFTGIAIALLGRNNPIGIALGALLWGFLERTTNHLEFQGYDKEILGVIQGVIVLCVVIAYEVVRRYGLKRQQQRVGAELAAQAAAAPTKKQEVA from the coding sequence ATGAACAAGCTGACCTCACGCATCGACAAGGAGCGGCTGGCCCTCGGCATCGCCGCGCCGCTGCTGGCGGTCGTCGCCGCGCTCGTCGTCACCGCCCTGGTGATCCTCGCGACCGGCAAGAACCCCGGCGCAGCGTTCAGCGACATGATGACCTACGGCTTCGCCAGCGACAGCCAGGTCTACATCCTGAACAAGGCCACGACGTACTACCTGGCCGGTATCGCGGTCGCCGTCGGCTTCCGGATGAACCTGTTCAACATCGGTGTCGACGGCCAGTACCGGCTCGCCGCGTTCATCGCCGCCGTCCTCGGCGGCGCGCTGGCCGTGCCCGGCTGGATCGCCATCCCGCTGATCATGATCTGCGCCATGGCGACCGGCGCCCTGTGGGCGGCCATCGCCGGTGTGCTGAAGGTGACCCGCGGCGTCAGCGAGGTCATCGCGACCATCATGCTGAACTCCATCGCCACCGCCGTCATCGGCTATCTGCTCCAGCCCGAGCGGCTCGGCGAACTCCAGCAGGGCGGCACCCTGGTCTCCACCGAGCCGCTGCCGTCGTCCTCGTTCTTCTTCAGCATCGACACCGGCCCGGCCGGCGTGCTGGACGGCTTCATCGTCGTCGCCGTGATCGTCGGCCTCGCCTACTGGTTCGTGCTCGGCCGCACCCGGTTCGGCTTCGACCTGCGCACCGTCGGCCAGTCCGAGAGCGCCGCCGCCGCGAGCGGTGTGTCGGTGAAGAAGATGGTCGCCACCAGCATGATCATCTCGGGTGCGGTGGCCGGTCTGATCGGCATGCCGACCCTGCTCAACGAGAGCCACCAGTACGACAACAGCTTCCCCACCGGGATCGGCTTCACCGGCATCGCCATCGCGCTGCTCGGCCGCAACAACCCGATCGGCATCGCGCTCGGCGCCCTGCTCTGGGGCTTCCTGGAGCGCACCACCAACCACCTGGAGTTCCAGGGCTACGACAAGGAGATCCTCGGCGTGATCCAGGGCGTCATCGTCCTGTGCGTCGTGATCGCCTACGAGGTCGTCCGACGCTACGGCCTCAAGCGCCAGCAGCAGCGGGTCGGCGCGGAACTCGCCGCCCAGGCCGCCGCCGCCCCGACGAAGAAGCAGGAGGTGGCGTGA
- a CDS encoding ABC transporter ATP-binding protein encodes MNASSPPAAVELRGITKRFPGVVANRDIDITVRTGTVHALCGENGAGKSTLMKILYGMQQPDEGTITVNGEQVVLHNPGDAIARGIGMVHQHFMLADNLTVLENVVLGAEKLYGIGGRARARIKEISDAYSLNVRPDVLVEELGVADRQRVEILKVLYRGARTLILDEPTAVLVPQEVDALFDNLRELKAEGLTVIFISHKLGEVLSVADEITVIRRGTTVGTADPRTTTPKQLAELMVGSELPTPDTEESTVTDVPMLTLDGLHLTQTGLDGIERVILDEISFTIRKGEVLGIAGVEGNGQSELVEAIMGMRQPDAGVVTLDGADISGAATRDRRLAGIGYIPEDRHRHGLLLEAPLWENRILGHVSEKPNSRGALLDIKAARADTERIVKSYDVRTPGIDVTAASLSGGNQQKLIVGREMSHHPKLLIAAHPTRGVDVGAQAAIWDYIREARREGLAVLLISADLDELIGLSDTLRVMYRGRLVADADPATITPEELGSAMTGAATGHLEHTEDDER; translated from the coding sequence ATCAACGCGTCCAGCCCGCCCGCTGCCGTCGAACTGCGCGGCATCACCAAGCGTTTCCCCGGCGTCGTCGCCAACCGCGACATCGACATCACCGTACGCACGGGCACCGTCCACGCCCTGTGCGGTGAGAACGGCGCCGGCAAGTCCACCCTGATGAAGATCCTCTACGGCATGCAGCAGCCGGACGAGGGCACCATCACGGTCAATGGCGAGCAGGTCGTCCTGCACAACCCCGGCGACGCCATCGCCCGCGGCATCGGCATGGTGCACCAGCACTTCATGCTCGCCGACAACCTCACCGTGCTGGAGAACGTCGTCCTCGGCGCGGAGAAGCTGTACGGCATCGGGGGCCGGGCCCGCGCCCGCATCAAGGAGATCTCGGACGCGTACAGCCTGAACGTCCGGCCCGACGTCCTCGTGGAGGAGCTGGGCGTCGCCGACCGCCAGCGCGTGGAGATCCTCAAGGTCCTCTACCGCGGCGCCCGCACCCTCATCCTCGACGAGCCGACCGCCGTGCTCGTGCCGCAGGAGGTCGACGCGCTCTTCGACAACCTGCGCGAGCTGAAGGCCGAGGGCCTCACCGTCATCTTCATCTCCCACAAGCTGGGCGAGGTGCTGTCGGTCGCCGACGAGATCACCGTCATCCGGCGCGGCACCACCGTCGGCACGGCCGACCCGCGCACCACCACCCCCAAGCAGCTCGCCGAGCTGATGGTCGGCAGCGAGCTGCCCACGCCGGACACCGAGGAGTCCACCGTCACGGACGTCCCCATGCTGACGCTGGACGGCCTGCACCTGACGCAGACCGGCCTCGACGGCATCGAGCGGGTCATCCTGGACGAGATCTCCTTCACCATCCGCAAGGGCGAGGTCCTCGGCATCGCCGGCGTGGAGGGCAACGGCCAGTCCGAGCTGGTCGAGGCGATCATGGGCATGCGGCAGCCCGACGCCGGCGTCGTCACGCTCGACGGCGCGGACATCTCCGGCGCGGCCACCCGTGACCGCCGCCTGGCCGGCATCGGCTACATCCCCGAGGACCGCCACCGCCACGGCCTGCTGCTGGAAGCGCCGCTGTGGGAGAACCGCATCCTCGGCCACGTCAGCGAGAAGCCCAACTCGCGCGGCGCGCTGCTCGACATCAAGGCGGCCCGCGCCGACACCGAGCGGATCGTGAAGTCGTACGACGTCCGCACCCCTGGCATCGACGTGACCGCGGCCTCGCTGTCCGGCGGCAACCAGCAGAAGCTGATCGTCGGCCGCGAGATGAGCCACCACCCCAAGCTGCTCATCGCCGCCCACCCCACCCGCGGTGTGGACGTCGGCGCGCAGGCCGCCATCTGGGACTACATCCGCGAGGCCCGCCGCGAGGGCCTGGCCGTGCTGCTGATCTCCGCCGACCTCGACGAGCTGATCGGCCTCTCCGACACCCTGCGGGTGATGTACCGGGGCCGTCTGGTCGCCGACGCCGACCCCGCCACCATCACCCCCGAAGAGCTGGGCTCCGCCATGACGGGTGCGGCCACCGGCCACCTGGAGCACACAGAGGACGACGAGCGATGA